The sequence ATACTGGATTCAGTCGAAATGCTTATCTATGAACGGCTGCAGTTCATAGGCATCATGTTGTTCGTAACAATTATTCGCGCTCAATTGGATCAGCAAATATATAGCCGACTGAATGGGCAACTTTGATCGGCTGCGATGAACCGTAAGTTTTCGCAATTTTTCTGCGTAGTCGGCTGATCACCGCTTCGAGTCTGCGCTCGTCATAGGCCAGCGGATCTTGTTGCAACGCGGTGGAGATAATTGTCCGCCTGCTTACCGGGCGTCCTCGACCTTCAACCAGGATGTCGACCAATAGCGTTTCAAGATGCGTCAGCATAATTTCAGCGCCTGACGGAGCGATGAGCTTCCATTCGGTTCTGACAAACCGCCAAGGTCTGCTACCTTGCGCTTCTGCATTCAGATTTAAGCGCCGGTAAAGACTATCTATGCTCGCGGTGATCTCTCGGGGGTTGGCTGGCTTGGTAAGGAACATATCTGCACCACTCTCCAGCCCATCCACCCGCGTCTGGAGATCACTATGCGACGTGAGCATAATAATCCCAAGAAGGCGCGTCCGTTGCATTGCCCGGAGTTGATTGGCGATGGTGAAGCCGTTATCCCCAGATAACTCGACATCCAAAACCACGATATCGGCCGGTCTCTCGATTAATTCTCGATACAAGGCCGCGCTATTGTGAACGCCGGTGGCCTGATAACCGCGATTGATAAGACTGAGTACAACGATTTCGCGGAAGGCATCGTCGTCTTCTACTACAACAATCCGAATCATCTTTGAAGTGTTGTCTTTAGTCGGCATGTCCATTTGAAGCCATCCATTTTTGTGCAGTGTGTAATTGGTGCGAGGTCTTTGATAATGAAATATCAGAAAATGTTGGATGTCGTCAGTTATGATATTTTGGGCATAATGATAATACATTAATATGTATATTTGTCGTTTGAGCAACGTGCGCCATTAAATAAATCGGCAGCCAGATTACGTATGGCGGGGCTAGCCTGTCAGCGTTAATGAGTGTCAGATTGAATCTGTGGTTTTGCGGAACACTCCCTTTGACCATTATGGCTGTGAGCTGGAGGAATCTATCACTAGATCGAAGCATGATGACTAAATCCATTGCACAGTTTTTATGAGCCATTGACGCCGTAGCGAACGGGCTGTGCTGTCGCTCATATTTTGGGTTAATTTTTTGTTTCTTAAAGAGGCGCAGGCTTGTTGTTGTTGGTTCTCTTTAGTCCTTGCGTCACGAGGGCACGTAACGCGATTGGCGAAAAATCTTTTTTCTTAATAAAAGAAACATCGGGTGGTAATCCCCCATTATCCAAAATATCTGCTTCTTTAAGTCCCGAAATGATGATGAGCGGAACATGACGATATGCTGGATCGACTCGCAAAATATTGAGCATTTTGAAGCCGTCAAGATCCGGCATATCAAGGTCAGCAATGATGATGTCAGGACTGCACTCACAAGTTTGTATCAATCCCTGGAACCCATTAGCGGCGATGACGAAACGGATGTCTTTTATGTCCGCTAAAGCGTTCTTGTATAGACCAATCAGCAGAGGATTGTCCTCTACGATTAAAACAGTACAGGGCAAAGAGGTATCGATCGCTTTTGTGTGCATGTGATCATTTCGTATTCATTGCCGTTGCAGGCGGGCAGCCCGTTGATACACAGGATGTCGTTAGTGATTGATAAATAAATACGTATAGCGGTGATACTGTTGGTTAATTTTAACATATTTGACAATTTTAATAAATTTGTTAAAATCAATAAATAATAAAAAATTCAATTTAAATGATAATGCCGCATATATATGGATTTTATAAGTAAAAATTAGCATAATAACGCGCTGCTGATAGCGAGATTTTCAAATGTTGGTGTTGGTGCTGGTGTTGGTGATGTTTGAGTAACTACGGAGTAAATACTGAGTAAGTGCTGGTGAGTAAGTGCAGGCGTAGAAAAATCATTATTAAGAATCTGTGAGAAGAGAGCTAATTTATGCTTTATCACTGTCGGCGAAGTAAGTATTGGCAAATTATTTTGCCGTCTGCCTTTGCCGTGGTGTTGATTGTTATTCTTTGGACAGTCACGCTTCATCAGCTGAGTCAATCTAAAGAAAAATATCTGATTGCCACTACCAAAAATGCCGACAGCTTTGCCCAGGCATTCGAGGCGCATACGATCAGCACGATTGAAGTGGCCGATCAGGCTTTGCAGTTTCTTAAATATGAGTATGAGACGTCCGGTAAACAACTTGATATTGGACAGTTTTTATCTAGCCATATTTTGAGAAGAATATTTAATTTCCTGAGTGTGATTGACGAGCGATCAAACGTAGTCTTATCGAGTCATCCTCCAGGCGACGTTAAGCGACCTAACCTTGAGTCCATTCGTCTACACGGTAAGGGCGACGCCGAAAATTTATTGTTGAGCGAGCCGGTTCAGTCCCTCATTCCCGGTAAATCAGAAATTTTTTTAACACGCCGGGTTAATAAATCGGATGGAACGTTTAATGGTGAGGTGGTGGCATCGATGGACCCCCTTTACTTTACCCGACTCTTCAGTGCGGTGAATCTGGGTGAGCACGGCTCTATCGCACTCATCGATACAGATGGCATGGTATTGGCATGGCGGTCGGCCGAAAGCGAAGTGGTGGGGAAAAAGCTAGCAAACTTGCCGCTCTTTAAGCAGATGGTGCAGCAGAAAATTGGTAATTTCCGCGCCAAGAGCGAAGTTGATGGTCGTGATCGCATATTTTCCTACCGTAAATTGGTGAAGTATCCATTACTGGTGGTGGTGGGTATTAGCGTAGAAGATGAATTGATACCCTTTAATAGTACCTACCGGCAAGTCATTACGTTAGCCGCGCTGTTTACATTGGTAATTTTGATCGTGACGGGTTTGATCATTTTCCTTATACGACATCTGACGTTACATGAAGTAGAGGCAGAGTCGGCAAATCGCGCAAAGACGCTTTTTTTGTCGAATATGTCGCACGAATTACGCACTCCGCTGAATGGCATTTTAGGTTATGCGGAGTTACTCAAGGAAGACCTGGTTGATGCACAGCAGCGGTCATTTGCGCAGTACGTTCATGAAAGTGGCATGCATTTACTCTTGTTGGTTAACTCATTGCTTTTTCTCGGAAAGATTGAGGCGGGTGAGGTTGACCTTAATATGAAAGACGAGAATTTGCGCGCGCTATTAGCGCGTGCAGTTAATGCACACATCGGCAGCGCTACTGCAAAAAATATTACCATTTCGTTATCCATCGCGCCCAATGTTCCAGAGAAAATTCAGTGCGATCATATGAGGGTGGTACAGGTGTTAAACAATCTTTTTCATAACGCGATCAAGTTCACCGATAGCGGAGAAATAGTTTTGAAAGTAACTGCTGAAAGACAGTGCATAAAGTTCTCAATGACCGATACCGGGGCGGGTATTCCGATTGAATACCAAGGCGCGATATTTGAAAAATTCTTTCAAGTGAATGGTATCGAACGTGCCGCGCATGAGGGGAGTGGTTTGGGTCTTGCCATTGTCAGTCAGTTGGTCGAATTAATGGGTGGGATCATCATATTGCTATCGACGCCAGGCGTGGGGACAACCGTTGCGTTTACGGTTCCGTTAAAACACATGCGTGTCAGATCGAATCGGATAGATCGATTGACGACAAAAAGTTATCTCGCGTAATGATAAAAAACAGACTACCGATTGTCGTTGTGGAAGATAACGAGATGAACCAACAGTTGCTAAGGTTTCAGTTGAAACGCATTGGGTTCGATGAAGTGGTTGTGTTACAGAATGGCGAGGATGCCATTGACTGGCTATCAAAGAATGAATGCCTGATAGTTCTTGCCGACTGCCAGATGCCGAAGATGGATGGATATGAGATGACCAAAAGAATTAGACAGGAAGAAAAAATGACGGGTCGACATCTCAGCATTATTGCGATTACTGCGAGTGCAATGGACGACGATAGAGCGCGTTGTTTTGAATCAGGTATGGATGATTATTTATCGAAACCTACCCAAATTGCGACCATCCAAAGAATCTTGAGCCAATGGATTCCGAAAGATGACGAATGAATCTTGCCAGTCTCGATAAAAAAGATGGGCGGGCAATAGATCTAGATATTTTGCGCGAGTTTGTGGGCGACGATATTGAAGTTATCAGGCATTTTCTTGTTCGGTTTTTTGAGGCGCTTCGTATTGGTATGGAAAAAATGCGAAGCATGATTATCTTGAAGCAATGGCGTGATATCTCTGCACTTGCGCATACATTAAAGACATCGGCATTGGCAATTGGCGCTTTTAAATTTGCGACGATGTGCGGATCGATGGAAAAAATAGCCTTGATCCAAAATGACGTCAAGGGCGACCCGGAAAATGATCCAAGACAAATCCTGATGAAGGAGATGAATCGGACGTTCATTGAAATTGAGGAAGCGGTGAATGCCGTGCTGCCACTCGTCACTCCATGATGGAAAATGAATGAATCCTAAAGTTTTAATCGTTACAGACAGTATGGCTGAATCGCTTACCTTGCACGAGACTGTCGTCCATGAAGCGTCGGGGGTCTGGTCGACATACTATGCGCCGCAGGGAATTGAGCTGTTCGGAGAAGTGCATCCAGATGTACTGATTTTATCCTTTTCAAATATTCATGAAGCTGAACATTTTATTATTATGTTAAGTCGTGAATGTGATCATTTTTTAGATATTTCATGTCAGATATTATTGCTCTGCGGAGATGATCAGCTGACACTGGCAACTGCGCTTTACCCTACCGGTCCATTTGATGCCCTTCTGCCGGGGCGTCCATTGTTGGACCCGATCATGTTGAAGTCGGCAGTGGATCAGGGATTCCATAGAAGACAGTCTGTCATTGCAGCGCGAGAATTTTCCCTAGTCTCATTGGGGATGCCGCTATCAACATCGAAGTTAATTCTTGTTATTGATGATGACGTAACCTACAGCGACATGTTGCAACATGCTCTGTACGCTGGTGGCTATGAAGTGATTGCAGCGAGAGATGGATTGCAAGCGCTATCAATATTGCGAAACTGCACACCATCACTGATTTTGCTTGATATCGTTATGCCCCACATTGATGGGATTTCAATTCTGACACAAATAAAAAATTCTGACTCGTTGGGCGCGATACCGGTCATCGTCCATACGGGTATGACCGTGCAGGAAGTGTTCGACGATGCAAAAAAATACAACGCGACAGGATTACTCAGCAAGCCAGTCGATAGAGCAACGCTGCTGCGAAAAATTGATGCGTGCTTATTGAACGACACCTTTGATAACGCTATTTTCCACACAAGTACAACTTCTACAGACGCTTTTAGCGCCGCGGAATAAGGAGTGATTTGAGCGCCGATATCAAACTCACTGATCCTTCGATATTGATGCGCGCAGTGGAGCATGACGAGGATGCATTTGATGCTATGTCACGCGTTTTTCTTAGGATTTATCCGGAAATGATTGAGCGCCTGGATGAGTTTGTAGCTATCGGAAATCTGAAGGAGATAGCCCATCAGGCGCATTCTCTGGCGAATTGTCTGTTCATCGTTGGGGCGACGTGTATCGGCGAAAAAATGCAGGATATTGAAAATGACGCCAGACAAAAATTATTCAAATACAGCGATGCTGAATTTTCCGAAATCAAGACGATGCTTCTTCTGGTAATGCAAGAGGTAGAAAGCAATCTGATCGTTAGAAATACATTGTCGACGGTGTCGACAATGTCGCGTCAAGTTGTGTCCGAATTTTTTCTTAAGGATTTAGACGGGTCAGATTGTTATCAGGGGCATGTGTGAATAAATGGTTGAAGCGCGCGCCGATTGATATGGCAAAAAATATAGCGACGAACGTGGAAAATGCGAAGGCAAATAATAGACTGGCACAGCCATCTGAATTTTTTATTGATCAGAAAGTACTGGTGCTGGAGGACGACGAATTTCAGCGTAAGTTGCTGGTCGGTAGATTGAAAGGAATGGGGATTGGTTACGTTGCTGAGGCAGCCAACGGTCGCGAGGCA is a genomic window of Glaciimonas sp. CA11.2 containing:
- a CDS encoding response regulator; translated protein: MIKNRLPIVVVEDNEMNQQLLRFQLKRIGFDEVVVLQNGEDAIDWLSKNECLIVLADCQMPKMDGYEMTKRIRQEEKMTGRHLSIIAITASAMDDDRARCFESGMDDYLSKPTQIATIQRILSQWIPKDDE
- a CDS encoding response regulator, with amino-acid sequence MHTKAIDTSLPCTVLIVEDNPLLIGLYKNALADIKDIRFVIAANGFQGLIQTCECSPDIIIADLDMPDLDGFKMLNILRVDPAYRHVPLIIISGLKEADILDNGGLPPDVSFIKKKDFSPIALRALVTQGLKRTNNNKPAPL
- a CDS encoding response regulator transcription factor, with translation MDMPTKDNTSKMIRIVVVEDDDAFREIVVLSLINRGYQATGVHNSAALYRELIERPADIVVLDVELSGDNGFTIANQLRAMQRTRLLGIIMLTSHSDLQTRVDGLESGADMFLTKPANPREITASIDSLYRRLNLNAEAQGSRPWRFVRTEWKLIAPSGAEIMLTHLETLLVDILVEGRGRPVSRRTIISTALQQDPLAYDERRLEAVISRLRRKIAKTYGSSQPIKVAHSVGYIFADPIERE
- a CDS encoding Hpt domain-containing protein codes for the protein MSADIKLTDPSILMRAVEHDEDAFDAMSRVFLRIYPEMIERLDEFVAIGNLKEIAHQAHSLANCLFIVGATCIGEKMQDIENDARQKLFKYSDAEFSEIKTMLLLVMQEVESNLIVRNTLSTVSTMSRQVVSEFFLKDLDGSDCYQGHV
- a CDS encoding ATP-binding protein — encoded protein: MLYHCRRSKYWQIILPSAFAVVLIVILWTVTLHQLSQSKEKYLIATTKNADSFAQAFEAHTISTIEVADQALQFLKYEYETSGKQLDIGQFLSSHILRRIFNFLSVIDERSNVVLSSHPPGDVKRPNLESIRLHGKGDAENLLLSEPVQSLIPGKSEIFLTRRVNKSDGTFNGEVVASMDPLYFTRLFSAVNLGEHGSIALIDTDGMVLAWRSAESEVVGKKLANLPLFKQMVQQKIGNFRAKSEVDGRDRIFSYRKLVKYPLLVVVGISVEDELIPFNSTYRQVITLAALFTLVILIVTGLIIFLIRHLTLHEVEAESANRAKTLFLSNMSHELRTPLNGILGYAELLKEDLVDAQQRSFAQYVHESGMHLLLLVNSLLFLGKIEAGEVDLNMKDENLRALLARAVNAHIGSATAKNITISLSIAPNVPEKIQCDHMRVVQVLNNLFHNAIKFTDSGEIVLKVTAERQCIKFSMTDTGAGIPIEYQGAIFEKFFQVNGIERAAHEGSGLGLAIVSQLVELMGGIIILLSTPGVGTTVAFTVPLKHMRVRSNRIDRLTTKSYLA
- a CDS encoding response regulator, whose translation is MNPKVLIVTDSMAESLTLHETVVHEASGVWSTYYAPQGIELFGEVHPDVLILSFSNIHEAEHFIIMLSRECDHFLDISCQILLLCGDDQLTLATALYPTGPFDALLPGRPLLDPIMLKSAVDQGFHRRQSVIAAREFSLVSLGMPLSTSKLILVIDDDVTYSDMLQHALYAGGYEVIAARDGLQALSILRNCTPSLILLDIVMPHIDGISILTQIKNSDSLGAIPVIVHTGMTVQEVFDDAKKYNATGLLSKPVDRATLLRKIDACLLNDTFDNAIFHTSTTSTDAFSAAE
- a CDS encoding Hpt domain-containing protein; its protein translation is MNLASLDKKDGRAIDLDILREFVGDDIEVIRHFLVRFFEALRIGMEKMRSMIILKQWRDISALAHTLKTSALAIGAFKFATMCGSMEKIALIQNDVKGDPENDPRQILMKEMNRTFIEIEEAVNAVLPLVTP